One Archangium violaceum genomic window, ACTGGACGGCCTTCGTGGACGCGGAGGGGCAGGTCGAGTTCCGGAAGGATCTCTACCATCACGACCCGGAGGTGCTGCGGGCGCTGGAGGTGAATCCGGCGCCCCCGGCGGGTGGGTCCTCCGCGACTTGCGGAGGCGTGAGCGGCTAGCGCTTGCTCCAGCGGGCGGGAGTGCCGCGCACGTCGATGTGCACGAAGGGCCCGTGCACGCGGTTGGCGCGGTAGGTGCCATAGCCGCCGACGAGCTCGGGCACGCGCTGCTCCACGCGGTCGACGGCGCGGGCGAGCACCTCGGCGTCCTTGACGTCGATGCGCCCGTTGCCGTCGAGATCATCCATCTGCCCGTCGCCGTCATCGTCGAGCCAGACGTCGGCCGCGTCGCCGTAGGTGTGGCGGCTGAACTTCGCGCGGCCATTCTCTCCGGGTCCGTTGTACTGGGGCGTGCGGAAGCCGCTCATCACATGGAGCCCCTTCGCGGGGTAGCCCATGGTGCGCAGCTCCTGGAGCACCAGCTCCAGCTTGTCCACCAGCCGCAGATCGAGCGCGAGGTACTTGGGCCAGACGGAGGCCTGGTCCTTGGTGAGGAAGTTGCGGAGGCGGAAGTGCTCGGAGATGGCGAAGTCCTGGTTCTGGGGCGTCACCTCGATGAGCAGCTCCGGCGGGGCGTAGCGGCCGGTGCGGTTGGCGGTGCGGGCC contains:
- a CDS encoding D-Ala-D-Ala carboxypeptidase family metallohydrolase, whose amino-acid sequence is MNSFVTRLLRSRSTLLFLVAALLLMAQYAMAAAPESEPGAGSAEQASSFLELVSRGFSGALRAVVVPPGEALQPHFSVHENLKEARWLAMGSNTQAPTPVTDEGLKAPGQPGVWRLGSAVHAVITPVRFDGSKTHLNGYHIGRWPARTANRTGRYAPPELLIEVTPQNQDFAISEHFRLRNFLTKDQASVWPKYLALDLRLVDKLELVLQELRTMGYPAKGLHVMSGFRTPQYNGPGENGRAKFSRHTYGDAADVWLDDDGDGQMDDLDGNGRIDVKDAEVLARAVDRVEQRVPELVGGYGTYRANRVHGPFVHIDVRGTPARWSKR